In the genome of Abyssalbus ytuae, the window ATCAGCATGAGAAAAATTAATCCTGAAAACGTTTACTCCCGCTTCCATCATATTTTTTAATATTTCTCTAGAACTGGTAGCAGGCCCCAGTGTGGCAACTATTTTTGTCTTTTTATTATTAGGCATTTACTTAAAAAATTAAGTTCTTTTTTGATTTAAGTTGGTTTATATCTATTAAATAAGCTGTTATTATTTGGGGCATTTCAATAATCTTCTTTAAAATAAATTTTGATTGTTTGAATATACCTCCATTGTCTATTTTTAAAAAATAATCAACTTTTTTGTGCTCTGGTATATAATAATTGGTGACTGTTGACATGTCTTTTTTAAACAGATTTATTTCATCATTCTCCTGGCTGACTTTTGAAATGTTTGATATTAAATTCCATTTAGTATCATCTATCAAATCTTCCCACTCATATACTGAAAATGAAGCATCTGTTATGGATTTTAAATCAAAATCCAATCGGCTAAATTTTGTATTTATATATGAATTTAAGAAGTAAGCTATTCTATAATCTTCCAAAGAACAATGTATAGCGATTAAAGTATAAGAATGTTCATCAAAATCTTCTAAAAGTTTGTAGACAGCCATATACAATTTACATGGAGGCGTAAAGATATAATTCTATTAAAGACCAAACAACTTTTAATGTTTCTTTCATCATTTATTTTATTTATTAAAAAACAACTCCCAAAATTTATATTCTTGTATCAATTTTTTTTTGCAGAGCATAATATGCTCTTTTTGCTGCCAGTTCTTCAGCTTTCTTTTTTGAAGTTGCCCGGGCTTTTGTAATTATTTTGTCATCAATCTTAAATTTAACGGCAAAATGTTTTAACTCTTCATTTCCATTATCTTCATACACTTCAAAATTAAAAGACTTTTTTTCTTTCTGGCACCATTCAATAAGCAAGCTTTTATAGCTAATAATCTTTCCTTCCAATTGTTCTATGTCCACATAAGGTTTAATTACTCTCCTGTCTATAAATTTTTGACAATATGCATAACCCCTGTCCAAATAAATTGCTCCCACAAGCGCTTCAAAAACATTGCCGTGAATATTATCTCCAAAGTTTTCTTTAGGTATAGAGCTGTTTACATATTTTATAAGATTC includes:
- a CDS encoding IPExxxVDY family protein, whose amino-acid sequence is MAVYKLLEDFDEHSYTLIAIHCSLEDYRIAYFLNSYINTKFSRLDFDLKSITDASFSVYEWEDLIDDTKWNLISNISKVSQENDEINLFKKDMSTVTNYYIPEHKKVDYFLKIDNGGIFKQSKFILKKIIEMPQIITAYLIDINQLKSKKNLIF
- the rnc gene encoding ribonuclease III — encoded protein: MKFIHKIFNSRPDKGGNFFLEIRHILGFKPKNIELYKKAFTHRSVKITDKEGNLVNYERLEFLGDSMLGSVISEYLFKEVPSGDEGYLTKMRSKVVSREHLNELGRDLNLIKYVNSSIPKENFGDNIHGNVFEALVGAIYLDRGYAYCQKFIDRRVIKPYVDIEQLEGKIISYKSLLIEWCQKEKKSFNFEVYEDNGNEELKHFAVKFKIDDKIITKARATSKKKAEELAAKRAYYALQKKIDTRI